Sequence from the Pseudomonadota bacterium genome:
CGGCGGCGCCGGCCGACCCCCCGATCACCCCATTGGCTTCCCGCAAGGCGCGCAGGATATGGTCACGCTCGGCGGCTTCCAGTGTAACTGCCCCGTCGGAGGTGGCCGTTGCCTGTGCTTTCAGCTCTTCGATCGGAACCCGCGCCGGGCGACTGTTCAATCGGCGCATGGGCGCCCTCGTGCAATCCCTTGCCCTCCGGGAAATCCAAGGCGTGCAACCGCAATCGGTGGCTCTCGGCCTCGTAGAGTGCCAGGCTCGTGTATTCGTGCCGGATCACTTTGCGAAGGCTCGTGGTGATGGCGGCAAACAGCGGCTTCAATTCGAGGTTCGAGACCACCGCGTTGTTCACTTCAAGAAGCAGGCGAAGGTGGTCGCGCTCGTGGAAGAGCGCCTGCTGGTAGCGCTGTACGCTCTGATAGTTCAGCGCGTTGTCCACGGCGACCGCGACCTGATTGGCCACCTGCTGCAGGAATTCCAGATCGGCGTCATCGTAGGCGGCTTCCTGCAGGCTTCCGAAGCCGAGTGCCCCCAGCGGCTGCTGCGCCGTGGTGAGCGGGACCACGCACAAGGACTTTATGCTTTGCTGGCGCAAGATGGCGGTGACGCGAGGGAAGCGGGTCTCGTTTCCTACGCCCGAAACCACTAACGGCTGTTGCGTTTGCCAGGCCCACCCCCCCCCCGGGAGATTCGTGCACCGGCAGTTCCTGGCAACCTAAGGGATCGCTGCTCCGATCGCGTGCCTCCAGTGTGCACGCGCATGATGCTCCGCTGCGCATCGTGCAGGGTCAGCCGCATCTGGTCGAAGCGGACCACACGATGCAAGCTTTGGGCGAGCTCGTGAAAGAGCTCTCGCAGGTCGCGGTGGGCGGCGATGGACTCCGACACCTCCAGCAGGGTGCGGTGGTACTGCTGGGCGAGAGCTTCACAAGCCTGTTGAGCGTCGTTACCCAAGCTGCTGACCAACATATAGCCATTGCGTTTTTTGCCGTCCGATGACGCGATTGACCCCCCACAAATCCCGTTCATTTCCTATCCAGGCTCAGCGGTCCTGGAGCGTGGACCACAATGTACAGCATGCGCCCATCATTGCCAGGTTCTTTAAAAACTGGATCACTTGGTCCTGTGTCGCCTCGGGATCGACGCTCCAGAAGGCGTGGAAGGCGAGCGTCGTCGGGATGATAAAGAGGAAGAGCACAGCCGCCGCAACGCGCGCCCTCCAGCCGATAAGCAGCATCAGCCCGCCGCCGTGCTTCAAACGACACCGATCTCGGCGGCGTGTTTGGCTTGGAACGATGCGATGCTCACTTTAGTGAGCGTTTGGAGCGCGGGTCACGAGCCTGCCCCAATTACGTAGAACGCAGTTGGTCCGGCTTCACCGGCAGCTTCCGGACGCGTTTGCCGGTCGCCGCGAAGATCGCGTTGGTCACCGCCGGTGCGATGGCTGACGTACCAGGCTCGCCGATGCCCCCGGGTGACTCGGCACTCTTCACCAGATAGACTTCCACCACCGGTGCCTCGTTGATGCGCAGTATGCGGTAGCCGTTAATTGTTTTGCTCGACGCGGCCGTCCTTGATCGTGATCTCTTCAAAGAGGGCAGCAGTTATCCCGAAGATGATTCCGCCTTCCATCTGCGCCTTCACTGTGTCCGGGTTGACGCAGATGCCGCAGTCCACCGCACAGACTACGCGCTGGACCCGCACCTCGCCCTCCTTGGAGACCGCTACTTCCGCGATCTGTGCCAGATAGCTGCCAAAGGCGTGCTGCACGGACACGCCATGACCGTGGCCCGCCGGCAATGGCTGACCCCAGGCGGCCTTCTCCGTTGCCAGATCGAGCACCGCCCGGGCGCGCGGCGACTTGCCGAGCAGGGCGCGCCGATATTTGACCGGATCCTTCTTTGCAGCCGCGAGCTCGTCGATGAAGCTCTCCACCACGAAGATGTTGTGCGTGGGTCCGACACCGCGCCACCAACCCGTGACAATACCCGGCGGCCTCCTGATGGACGTAATCCACCAGGACGTTCGGAAGCGCATAGGGCGGCTCCGCTGCACCTTCCACGGCATCCGGATCGAGCCCGTCCTTGAATGCCGGCGGCAACCAGCGCGCAAGGATCGAGGACGCGGTGACACGATGGCTCCAGGCGATCGGCATGCCCTGTCCATCGAGGCCGGCGGCGAACCGATTGTAGTAGTAGGGCCGGTAGATGTCGTGCTGGATGTCTTCTTCGCGGGTCCAGATCACCTTGACCGGACCATCGACTTGCTTGGCGATCTGCACCGCCTGGGTGATGAAATCCACCTCGAGCCGCCGGCCGAAGCCGCCGCCGAGCAGATGGTTATGAACGCGGATCTTCTCGGGCGGCAGGCCGGTCACCTGCGCGGCGGTGGCCTGGGCGCGGGTCGCGACCTGGGTGCCCACCCAGACGTCGCAGCCGTCCTTGCGTACGTGGACGGTGCAGTTCATCGGCTCCATCGTGGCGTGCGCGAGGAACGGCACCTGGTAGACTGCCTCGACCTTCTGGGCGGCGCCGGCCATGACCTTGGCCATATCGCCCTGGGCCGGGCTCTCCTTGCGCGCGACCACGCCCGGCTTCTGCGAGGCCGCCTCGAGCTGCTGCACGATATCGGCGGTGCTGAGCTTGGC
This genomic interval carries:
- a CDS encoding DoxX family protein, whose product is MKHGGGLMLLIGWRARVAAAVLFLFIIPTTLAFHAFWSVDPEATQDQVIQFLKNLAMMGACCTLWSTLQDR